The DNA window GATGTCCATCTCGCTCTGGCTCAGGCCGACGGCGCGAAGCTTGTCGCGGTTGCCGCGCACGGACTCGATGGAGTTGAGACCCATGCCGCCGAGCATCTCCTCGATTTCGTGGGCCCAGGCCTTCATGAGGTTGGCCATCTTCTTGGCCGCGATATCGGGGTTCTGGCGCTTGGCCAGATAGGGATCGTTGGTGGCGATGCCCCAGGGGCACTTGCCGGTGTAGCAGCGGGCGCACAGCGTGCAGCCCACGGCCAGCAGGGCGGCGGTGGCGATGTACACGGCGTCCGCGCCCAGGGCGATGGCCTTGATCACGTCGGCGGAGCAGCGGGTGCCGCCCGCCACGACCACGGAGGCGTCGTTGCGGATGCCCTCGTCGCGCAGGCGCTGGTCAACGGAGGCCAGCGCCAGCTCGATGGGGATGCCCACGTTGTCGCGGATCATGGCCGGGGCCGCGCCCGTGCCGCCGCGCATGCCGTCGATGGCCACGATGTCCGCGCCGGCGCGCACCACGCCCGAGGCGATGGCGGCCACGTTGTGCACGGCCGCGATCTTCACGGAGACGGGCTTCGTGTAGTCGCTGGCTTCCTTGAGGGCGTAGATGAGCTGGTGCAGATCCTCAATGGAGTAGATGTCGTGGTGCGGGGCCGGGGAGATGGCGTCGGAGCCCAGGGGCACCATGCGCGTCTCGGAGACCATGGCGTTGATCTTCTCGCCTGGCAGGTGCCCGCCGATGCCGGGCTTGGCGCCCTGGCCGATCTTGATCTCGATGGCCGCGCCCGCGTTCAGGTAGTCGCGGTGCACGCCGAAGCGGCCGGACGCCACCTGCACGATGGTGTTGGGGCCGTACTTGTAGAGGCTCTCGTGCAGGCCGCCCTCACCGGTGTTGTAGTAGGTGCCCACTTCCGTGGCGGCGCGGGCCATGGCCACGTGCAGGTTGAAGTTGATCGAACCGAAGCTCATGGCCGAGAACATGATGGGAATGTTCAGCTTGATGTTCGGCTTCGTGGGGGTCTTCAACCTGGGGCCTTCGGGGGTCTCCTCGAATTCCAGGCGGTTGGGCTTGGAACCCAGATAGGTGCGCAGTTCCATCGGCTCGCGCAGGGGGTCGATGGAGGGGTTGGTCACCTGGCTGGCGTCGAGCAGGAGCTTGTCCCAGTAGACGGGGATGTCCACCGGGGAGCCCATGCCCGCGAGAAGGACGCCGCCGGAGTCGGCCTGCTTGTAGACGTTCTTGATGAACACAGGCCGCCAGAGGGCGTTGGGTTTGAAGTTGGAGGGCTTCTCCTGGATGAGAAGCGCCTGGGTGGGGCAGTACGCCTCGCAGCGGTGGCAACCGATGCACTTGGTGTTGTCGTGGCGCACGCACTGTCTGGCTTCATCCCAGTAGTGCACTCCGTATGAGCACTGGCGCACGCACACCTGGCAGTTGATGCAGGCGTCCTTGTCCCGGACGACGAAGAAGTCGTGGTAGTTCTTGTTGATGGGAGCGAAGGCCAAGTCGGTCACCTCTTCTGAAACGTTTTAGAGGGGTACTGGGGGCCGTCGGTTCGGCTTGCCCGGCCCGCTCCCCCTGCTCGGCTGCGGGCCCCTGCGATGCGTCCCGGCGGGTGGCCGGGCCTGAAAAAAGTGGGAAGTGGACAATGAAAATTATTGGCAGTTTCGTCAAGTTAAATAAGCACCACCATTTCAGCTAGATAGAACTCTGTTTTTTTAAAATCGAGGCCTGGCGGGCAAAAAAGTACATTTTTGCATGGTCCCCGGGGCTGAAAAAACACGTGCTACACTCCTGTAGGGCAGGCCCGGGAAGCTAGATATACCGGGATTCGTTCCGGTGTTGCCGTATTCTGGAAACGCCGTTCCGCCTACGGGTACGGCTGAATGTGTTTCATTTTTGTAGAGTGAAACAAAATATCATACCGTTGCGGTCTGGTATCTGGCGGACTCCACCTTGCCCGCCAGACCGTACCGTCAGTATTGGATTTAAGACTGGCGGGGGCACTGTCAATGGCGGTTCCCCGAATGCTTCCGAGCAGCCTGGGCCTTTGCTCGGTCGCTGACACGCTGCATCGCTCGCCATGCGAAGTGTCGGCCTGCCGACTCGACAGGGCCACAGTTCGGTGCCATAGGCTGCGGCGCGGCCCGGGCGCATCCGCCCTGCCCCGCGCATGCCACATACAGGACGTCCATCATCATGACCTCGCGCCTTACCCCTTTCCGGCTCCGCCGGCTGCTCCAGTACCTGTTCACGGCCATCTGCCTGTTGGCCGGCGTCCGGCTCTACCTTTTCTGCGCCTGGGCCGCGGGAGCAAGTGAGACCTTCGTGGCCCGGCCGCCCGTGGCCGAGGGCTTCCTGCCCATCAGCGCCGTGATGGCCCTGAAGTTCTATCTGTTCACCGGCCTGTTCGACCCGGTGCATCCTGCCGGGCTGACCATCCTGATGACCGCCCTGCTCGTCTCGCTCCTGCTGCGCAAGGGTTTTTGCGCCTTCGTCTGCCCGGTGGGCCTCGCCTCGGACCTGCTGAGCGCCCTGGGCAGGCGCCTGGGCTTCGGCGGCGCGGGGCCGCACTGGCTGGACCTCGCCGCGCGCCAGCTCAAGTTCGCGCTGCTGGCGGCCTGCCTCTACTTCTTCCTCTCCATGCCGCTCATGGCCATGCGCGGCTACCTGATGGGCGAGCACAACATCGCGGCGGACGCCTCCATGCTGCGTTTCTTCCTCTCGCCCTCGCCCACCACGCTGATCGTGCTCGGCGTGCTGGCCGTGGGCACCCTGCTGACGCGCAACATCTGGTGCCGCTGGCTCTGCCCGTACGGCGCCCTGCTCGGTCTCGCGGCCC is part of the Fundidesulfovibrio soli genome and encodes:
- a CDS encoding glutamate synthase-related protein, with protein sequence MAFAPINKNYHDFFVVRDKDACINCQVCVRQCSYGVHYWDEARQCVRHDNTKCIGCHRCEAYCPTQALLIQEKPSNFKPNALWRPVFIKNVYKQADSGGVLLAGMGSPVDIPVYWDKLLLDASQVTNPSIDPLREPMELRTYLGSKPNRLEFEETPEGPRLKTPTKPNIKLNIPIMFSAMSFGSINFNLHVAMARAATEVGTYYNTGEGGLHESLYKYGPNTIVQVASGRFGVHRDYLNAGAAIEIKIGQGAKPGIGGHLPGEKINAMVSETRMVPLGSDAISPAPHHDIYSIEDLHQLIYALKEASDYTKPVSVKIAAVHNVAAIASGVVRAGADIVAIDGMRGGTGAAPAMIRDNVGIPIELALASVDQRLRDEGIRNDASVVVAGGTRCSADVIKAIALGADAVYIATAALLAVGCTLCARCYTGKCPWGIATNDPYLAKRQNPDIAAKKMANLMKAWAHEIEEMLGGMGLNSIESVRGNRDKLRAVGLSQSEMDILGVKPAGR
- a CDS encoding 4Fe-4S binding protein; the protein is MTSRLTPFRLRRLLQYLFTAICLLAGVRLYLFCAWAAGASETFVARPPVAEGFLPISAVMALKFYLFTGLFDPVHPAGLTILMTALLVSLLLRKGFCAFVCPVGLASDLLSALGRRLGFGGAGPHWLDLAARQLKFALLAACLYFFLSMPLMAMRGYLMGEHNIAADASMLRFFLSPSPTTLIVLGVLAVGTLLTRNIWCRWLCPYGALLGLAALTGPTGIRRKDATCTRCGRCERACPSGILIRRKTDVRVPECIGCAQCVGACPEEGALGVRAAGKAVSWRWLGFGTAGVVLSAWLLAEATGRWASALPLEMVKPIYGAIFRTF